From the Endozoicomonas sp. Mp262 genome, the window CGCTTTCTCTTTCCCGTCCGCTAATATGAGTATGAGTAACCGGCTCACTTTCAGTGTAGGTAACAGTTTTTTTACCAACCCCTGGGTTTCAGCGCCCTCTTCCACCAAGGCTCGCGATGGTCTGGGGCCATTATTTAATACCAATGCCTGCCAAAGTTGCCATATTAAAGATGGTCGAGGCCATGCTCCGGAAATGAATGGAGAGCTAAAGGCACCGATGCTGGTTAAATTAAGTATTCCTGCCCGGGCTGTGGGGGACTCGGGTAGAATTCTTAAGCAAGGCTCAATTCCTGATCCGGTTTATGGGGGGATGCTTCATAGTTTTGGCTTGCCGGGGGTGGTGCCTGAAGGGTATGGATTTGTGGAGTATCAATATGAAAAGGTTCTCTTCAGTGATGGTGAGTCGATAGAGTTAAGGAAACCGGTCATATCCATCAAAAGCTTGGGGTATGGGCCTTTACCTGAAAATATGATGATATCTGCCCGTATAGCCCCGACCATGATAGGTTTGGGACTTCTGGAAGCTATATCAGACATTGATATATTGAAAAATGAAGATCCGGGTGACTTTAATGGTGATGGTATTTCCGGGCGGGTTAATAATGTCTGGGATATAAAAAAAGGCAAGACGGTTATTGGGCGGTTTGGCTGGAAGGCCGCCCAGCCTAATATATTACAGCAGTCAGCCATAGCCTTTAGTGATGATATGGGGTTGACAACAACCCTGTTTCCAGAAGAACCCTGTACGGCGAAACAGCAGGCCTGCCTGGATCGCCGGGCGGGTGAGCAGCCTGAAGTGTCTGATGAAATACTGGGGCAGGTGACTTTTTATGCCAGAAACCTTGCGGTTCCTGTGCGCAAGGGAGCTAAGGATGAAGAGGTGCTTTTAGGAAAAAAACTATTCCACAGGGCTAACTGCTCTTCCTGTCACACCCCCAGCTATATCACACCTTTCAGGGCTAAAAGAGCAGAGCAGTCAACCCAGCTTATCTGGCCTTATACCGATTTACTGCTTCATGATATGGGAGAGGGTTTGTCTGACCAACGGCCTGAGTTCGAGGCCAGTGGCAGTGAATGGAGAACAGCACCGCTATGGGGAATCGGTCGATCAAAAGAGGTTAACCCTAGAGCCACCTTTTTGCATGATGGCAGGGCCAGGACATTAATGGAAGCGATTATCTGGCATGGTGGTGAGGCGGAGCAGTCCAGGAAAAATGTAATTAATATGAGCAAAAAGGAGCGAGAGGCGTTGATCGCGTTTTTAAAGTCCCTGTAGTTTTGAGCTAGCGGGTCATTGGCACAACTTCAATGTAAAATAACTGACCATTAACAATCAGTTGATCGTGGGTTACAGGCTTGGAATACTCAAGGTCAATTCTGGTGCGATGGCCGATACTCAGGTGGCTGTGTGATTCAAATTGACTGTCCTGATTGGCTGTTATCTTTATGGTTTCCTGTGAAAGGTCACTGACCTTTTCGGGAACCAGTAAGCTGATTTCATAGAGCTTTTTAACCTCGGACTTTTTTACTGTATATTGGTTGATTACTGAGCATTGCTCTTGTTCGTCTTTTGTCAGGTATTCAAACATGTCAGGAATTTGCTGATTGAAATAGAAACGACAGGTACCGTTGAAGCACTGCTCTCCACCCTTTGCGGCACGATATATAATGGGGTGATCGGGATTGATGCAAAAATTTTCCAGAGAGGGTTCTGATAGCTCAATAAAGTAATCCTTGGGTATAAGTGGGACTTTGAAGTAATAAGCCCCCTTTTTCACTGTAACTTCCTGCTGAATATTAAAGGCCTGGTCAACCAGATGACTGACGGTAGATGAGCATGATTTAATGGCAAACACGGTAACGAGGCCAATAAATGTAAGAAAGCCTGCTACGGTTATAAATAAAGTTTTGAAGGCTTTCATAGAGGCATCCTTTATTTCCGTATCCTGGATTCGTGTGCAAGCCTGGCCTCTTCCATTTTAAGACTGTTGTCGATCACCATAATGGCCGGATCTATATAGCTAATAAGAGGCTGCACTTGTTGCCGGAATGTTGAGGTATCGATTCTTCCTTCAAAATGGGCTTTGGTAATGTCGAGTAGTTCCTGGCGCTTGCTGTGATAGCCAGAAAGAGTGGGAGGCAGCTGCTTATATTCAAGCCCCATATTCTGCATATGTTCGTCTTTTCGGGCAGGGCTGGAAAGGCTAAGGTAGTCCATCATTTGCTGGATAAACCGGCTGTCTGATGACAGCACTTGCTGAAGTTTACGCATGGCTCCCTGATTATTGGCGGGCCCTGTGGACTCCACTGCATCAACACCTCCTGAACGACTCTCT encodes:
- a CDS encoding c-type cytochrome translates to MKRKLLILVGVVLITGCWNNDQMYEPGEERPGGDTSVNASGRDAFSFPSANMSMSNRLTFSVGNSFFTNPWVSAPSSTKARDGLGPLFNTNACQSCHIKDGRGHAPEMNGELKAPMLVKLSIPARAVGDSGRILKQGSIPDPVYGGMLHSFGLPGVVPEGYGFVEYQYEKVLFSDGESIELRKPVISIKSLGYGPLPENMMISARIAPTMIGLGLLEAISDIDILKNEDPGDFNGDGISGRVNNVWDIKKGKTVIGRFGWKAAQPNILQQSAIAFSDDMGLTTTLFPEEPCTAKQQACLDRRAGEQPEVSDEILGQVTFYARNLAVPVRKGAKDEEVLLGKKLFHRANCSSCHTPSYITPFRAKRAEQSTQLIWPYTDLLLHDMGEGLSDQRPEFEASGSEWRTAPLWGIGRSKEVNPRATFLHDGRARTLMEAIIWHGGEAEQSRKNVINMSKKEREALIAFLKSL